A DNA window from Impatiens glandulifera chromosome 7, dImpGla2.1, whole genome shotgun sequence contains the following coding sequences:
- the LOC124946257 gene encoding zinc finger protein NUTCRACKER-like, producing the protein MAEEANPTGSVENPEDRSNPPPFKRKRNLPGTPVDPQAEVISLSPKTLMATNRFLCEICGKGFQRDQNLQLHRRGHNLPWKLKQRTGKEPKKRVYVCPEKSCVHNHPSRALGDLTGIKKHFCRKHGEKKWKCEKCLKRYAVQSDWKAHSKTCGTKEYKCDCGTIFSRRDSFITHRAFCVALAEETARVNAASAISTHIGNANPMSANVDYQFIGPPLVPGMAQVHFSSIFKPISSHTNNGNIIDPTNHQLSLWMDQANQSHAPLSSESSSIYDNEPVDNSNYQLNWVFGNAKNTNIDTNLLPLSNFGPKNGKISSLPTFITSQCQPHHPNSIADMSATALLQKASQVGTTSSHVYRSFLGSTYNVAEDHFENKFRGNIYGIENSENHDISPYTSTCQTIRRNDEDCNVGGQTRDFWGVGVQPICYPTSMNGWIKMDDMDRNVSLESLQERL; encoded by the exons atggcAGAAGAAGCAAACCCTACTGGTTCCGTAGAAAACCCAGAAGATAGATCTAATCCTCCTCCCTTCAAGAGGAAAAGAAACCTCCCCGGAACACCAG TAGATCCTCAAGCGGAGGTGATCTCTTTATCTCCGAAAACCCTAATGGCGACGAATCGATTCTTGTGTGAGATATGTGGTAAGGGGTTTCAAAGAGATCAAAACCTACAACTTCACCGACGAGGCCATAACCTACCATGGAAACTCAAGCAAAGGACGGGAAAGGAGCCGAAGAAGAGAGTGTATGTTTGTCCCGAAAAGAGTTGTGTCCATAACCACCCATCTAGGGCTCTAGGTGATTTGACCGGAATTAAGAAGCATTTTTGTCGGAAACATGGAGAGAAGAAGTGGAAGTGCGAAAAGTGTTTGAAGAGGTATGCGGTTCAATCTGATTGGAAAGCTCATTCCAAGACTTGTGGCACTAAAGAGTATAAGTGTGATTGTGGCACAATATTTTCTAG AAGAGACAGCTTCATCACCCATAGAGCATTTTGCGTCGCATTAGCCGAAGAGACAGCTAGGGTGAACGCAGCTTCAGCTATATCGACACATATCGGCAACGCCAATCCCATGTCGGCTAACGTTGATTACCAATTCATAGGACCTCCATTAGTCCCGGGAATGGCACAAGTGcatttttcttccattttcaaGCCAATCTCGAGCCATACCAATAATGGAAATATTATTGATCCAACAAATCATCAACTTTCTCTATGGATGGATCAAGCAAATCAATCACATGCCCCATTGAGTTCAGAATCATCGTCAATATATGACAATGAGCCAGTAgataattcaaattatcaactCAATTGGGTATTCGGAAATGCGAAAAATACAAACATTGACACGAATTTACTTCCTTTAAGCAATTTTGGACCAAAAAATGGGAAGATTTCAAGCCTTCCAACTTTCATCACCTCTCAATGCCAACCCCACCATCCGAACTCAATCGCGGATATGTCAGCCACAGCTTTGTTGCAAAAGGCTTCACAGGTTGGTACGACTTCTTCTCATGTTTATAGATCGTTTTTAGGAAGTACGTATAATGTTGCTGAAGATCATTTTGAGAACAAGTTTCGTGGGAATATTTATGGAATAGAAAACTCGGAAAATCATGATATATCTCCATACACATCAACATGTCAAACTATACGACGTAATGATGAAGATTGTAATGTGGGTGGGCAAACACGGGACTTTTGGGGGGTCGGGGTTCAACCCATATGCTATCCTACATCAATGAACGGATGGATCAAAATGGACGATATGGATCGAAATGTTTCTTTGGAATCTTTGCAAGAGAGGCTATAA